The DNA segment ATGATTTGCATCCTTTCAGGTTCAAACAATCGCGGCGATCGCATCGGTCGATCCGTCCGCGACAACTGTCAGTTCCATGACACTTTCCCATTCCTCCGGAAGATCTAGCGGCAACTTGTCCTGTTGCGCCTGCCCGACGATAAAGGCTTCCACAATGAGCGGTTCGGCCGTGCCGGTGTCCAGCGTCGATGCCGGCTCCGGTCCCATTTCTTTCCACATCCGAATGAGCGCACAGCACGTGTACCATTCCATTTTCCGGATGTCTTCGAGCAGCATCTTTCCCGAAAACAGCAGGAGCTCATATCGGAGCAGGAACCGCGCCGAGCCGCTCGAATAGCGCGGGTCGATCTCCGTGCCGTTCGGCATGATGATGATGCGCTTGCCCGCCGTGACCGCGTCTTCCAGGTTTCGGCGGATGTCAACCCGCCGATCCCATGCCTGAAGTCGTCCGCCCGGCACCATCGCCGCGAGCGGCGCATAATTCGCAAGCTGGTCTTTGACCAGCGTATCGATTGCCCAGAATGGACTACTGGCCGGCATTGTTCGTTCGCTTCCCTAAGACCCTTCCAAAGTGTTTCGTCGCAATCGACAGCGCAAACGCCTGCGCCTTCGAATCGAATTTCAGGTACGGGCGCCCCTTGATGTTGACCCGCTTAACGAGAGCGAACATGACTTCACCGGCGCGTTTGACAATGCGATCTTTGCCGGGCGTTCCGTCTGCTTTGGTCTTGCCGGGGACGGTGACATTCTCGGATCGCACGAGCGCCGGGCCGATCCATTTCTTGGTACCGATCTGGATCTCCGCGTTCGGCACGAATCGCATCGAATCGCTCGGCAGATCGCGCGGCCACACGCCGCGCCGCCTGAGATTGGCCGGCACAGGCAGCGCCAGATACTTGTGTCCTTTCGGCTCGACCGGTCCGCCCAACTGCTGAATGCGGGCATAGATGAGATTTGAACCGACAGCCACGCTCGCGGCGTCGATCGCGATCGCCAGCGACCGGGACAGCCGTCCGCTCGAAGGCCCCCATTCCCGCGTTCGCGTTCGAAGGGAACGTTGCGCTTCACGGCGAACATAAAGCCCGATCTGCCCGAGCCATCGCCGCGCATCGACGGCATTGGATCGAATCCGATCAAACACCCGTTGCAACTTTGCAACAGGATTGCCCACAGGCTTAATAATAGTCCGCAAAGCCACATCAGAAGCCTTTCATCGAGTCGGACGTAAAGACGCGCTCGTCACCAAAAGCCTCGGAGGTTGGCCCGCCTGAAGTCGGCGACGGAAGCGGCGCGGCTCCGGGAAGCGCCGCCTTGCCGCTTTGTATGTCGCGCAGCAAATCGATCCAGTACCTCAGCCTGGTGTCGACGCCGGGCCTCAGGTTGTTCATCGCGTCGCCGTGCATTGCGAGCAGGTCATGGGCGACAACGGCGCAGACAAATGCGCGAAGCATTTCAGCCAGCGTCGAGTTTCCGGTCGTGTCGATCGGCGTGAGGTATCGGGCCGATAGTCGCGCATTGACGTAGCCGTGCGCGTCATCCAGCCGCGCCTGGCCGACCGTGTCGGACGGGGTTGTCCCGCCCGACAGGTCGGACAATTGCGCGTAGAGCTCGTCGCCGAGCCTCGTCTTCAGTTCCGCAAGCGTTGCGTAGGCCGTGCTCATGGCGAATCACTTCCCTGAGGCGGCGATCAGACCCTTGCCCGGCTTGTACACATTGCCGGCGACCTTCGCCTTTTGTGCGACCTGCTCGTCGCCGGACGGCGTGTCCGAAACAGGCGGCGGGGCGGTCGGCGACTTCACAGCCGGTGCCGGCGATGAGTCTGGAGCCGGCGCGGCGGCCGTCTCGGTTCCCTTTGCGTTCGTGGTGCCCGCCGCCTTTTCATCCGCCGGCTTTTCCGGTGCCGGCTGGCTCTTGTTTTTCTTGTCTTCCATTGTTTTTCTCCGTTCGATGGCCTTGTTGCGTCCCAAAAGACTCCGTTCAAAACCTCAATCCAGTGTCACGTCTGCGGCATTAAGCCGCTCAGTTCAGAACCGTGCGAATGGCGTAATGCGGGTAGCCGTAGGTCATGCGATAGCGGGCGCGAACGCCGTAAAGATACTTCTCTCGCATGAAGGCTTCCTCGCTGTCGTCCTTGTCCATTGACCTGAACTCAACCGGCTCCCGGTCCTGCAGAACGAACGGCCGCACGACACCATCGGTCTTGAGCAGATAGAACGTGTCGGTCGCGGTCAGGTACGGGAAGGAAATCACGCGGGCAAGCCCGTTGATGACGTTCGTCGTGTTCACGACGATCGCGGCCGAGACGGCCTCCATCGCGTTGAAGTAATGGTTCGGCGGCACGACCAGCACCAGTCCGCTCATGTCGAGCATCATCGGCAGCCCCTGATCGTCCTTGAATCCAGCCATTTGGGTCACGGCCTGCATGATGGCGTCGCGCATTTCCGAAGTTGTCGGATTGGCCGGCGTCGTCACGTTGAAGGTGAGATTGTTGTCCTGCGATCCGCTCGCGCCGGACACGTGGGCGTCATTGAAGTAAGTCACGCCGTCATAGCTCAGGAATCCGGACGATCCGCCGTTGATGAGCAACTGGGCGAGCAGATAGTCCTTGTGCGTCGCAGCGCGAAGTGCGAGTTCATTTATGCGAATCCTGATTTGCCCGGTCTGATCGTCCGAGATTTCATCGCGGTCGACTTCCAGTGTTGCCTCATACTTCTGGTTTTCAACCGAGTAGCTCTCGACGCGCAGCCCCTTGGCAATGCGGCCGGCTCCCCATTCCCGCATCTGGGGCACCGAGCCGAGCCAGCGGTAGTCCTCGGTTTTGGTTGTGGACTTCAGGATCGTGACGAGGTCCTGATAGTGTGTCTTGGCCGCGTCGAATCGATTGAAGAATTCGCTGCGCAGCCCCTTGGTCGCAAGACCGGTGCTGGTAATGCCATGTGCCGGCCGCATCAGGATCGCGAAGATCGCAACGGCCGCGAGAATCAACAGTGTGTTCATTGTTCAGTCCATTCCTTTCGTCAGGCCGCCCAGCGGCCGTTTGTTTTGACTCGTGTCAATCCGTTGACACTTCTTGCTCCGGCGTGCGGCCGGTGAGTTGATGACTGCAATCCGCCGCTTACAGCGGGACCGCGACGAGAACGACCTTCATCTTGCCGGCAGCGCCCGCGCCGCTCGTGGCCTGGGTGACTGCCGCCTGGATGCCCTTGCCGGCGGCGGCAACAGCGCCGAGGTTTCCGGTTGCGGCGTTCACGACCGTCGCGGACGAGCCGCCTTCCTGCACGATGTCATTGAGCGCGTCCGCGCCGGCGTCGGTCGGCGTGAGCGTCAGGTTTATCGGCGTGCCGTCCGTGTCCTGAATCGTGATGATGCCCTGATCCTGCGAAGCGCCCGCAAAGACTTCGGTGATAACGCCGCACACGGCAAAGACGAGCAGGCTCGTCTTGTTGAAGAGTGCGGGAATCAGAACTGAAGATGTCGGCGTGACGCCCGTTTCGCAGTCGAGCTCGCAGCGCGAAACGATGAGGCCCTTGTCCATCGTTATCACCGGCTCCAGTCGCACAATGGCGTAACCGGTCGAATGGAAGCCGATCGCGTGTCCGATCTGGGCGTTGGCGGCGGGAACGAGGGTGTAATCGTTGTCGGTCGACGCATAGACCGCCTTGCCCACGTCGGTAATCGCAAACGACGTGATCGGCAGGATGAAGTCGCCTTCCTCGATGCGGCAGGTTTTGTCGCCGCTCGATCCGGTGTTGTTGACTTCCTCGTAGGCCATGCCGACAAACAGCGTGGACGGCGTGAAGGGCACGAGATAGCCGGCCGCATTCAGGCCGCAAAGACCGCCCTTGTAAATGTGCGTGCTGCCGGCGACTCCGTAGCCGCGCATTTTTTCGTCGACCATTCGGTTGCGCTGCGCGTTGGCTGTGAGCGCCGCCATCGGCGTCGGGAAAAGCAGAACCGCCAGGACCATCGCGGCGGCAAGAGAAATAAAGGGTTCCATGTGATGAGCCTCCTTGCTCGGTTTTGTTGCTCAAATTCCTCAAACAAGACTGGCGTCTAATACGGTTGCGGTGGATGATCAGGCGACGAGTTTCTTTTCCTCGTCGCTGAGTTTGGTCGAGAGCTTCGCCGTGCGCAGGGCGTCCACGACATACGCCTCGCGCGTGGTGAGGTCGGCCAGACCGGGCTCGGCGTCGAACTCGGCCTTCGCCTTGTTGATGGTCAACAGGCGATCGCCGCCCGTCGCCGGCTTCGCGGAATTCGGCACCACGCGGCCGGGGGCTGGCACCTTGGCCGGCAGCACGCCGACAAAGGTGTCCCACAGCTTTTCATCCGCCGCCATCCGCTTGAGCTCCGGCCCCCTGGTCTCGTCGTCGAGATCGGCGTCGGTGATCTTGCCGTCCGCCTTCGCCTTGTTGATGCGCGTTTCGACATCGCGATTCGTGCTCGACTCTTGCAGGGTCTTGACCTTGGCATTCACCTGTTCAAGCTGGCCGGTGAGCAGGTCGGCCCGCGCCTTCCAGTCGGTGCCGTCGCTCTTGGATTCACCCTTCTTGTTGATGGCCGCGACGACATCGGCTTCCGATGCGCTGTCGGCCACGCCCGCCGCCTTGCAAATTACGGCTGAGATTCCGACCTTTGCGTCGAGCTTCGCCTTGAGTGCCGTGAACGTGGCCTCAGCCGTTGCGTCTTCCTTGACGCCCGCCACCTCGCGCAACTTCGCGAGGAGTTTTTCTAGTTCCGACATAATGTCTCCTTCCGTCGCGGCTGTTGGCAGATTGAGCCACCACCGGACTGTTGTAAAAAGGTCCTCACTATGCGCCGTTCGCATAAAATGCCTCCGTGAGTTGGCGATTGGGTCCATGCCGACGATCGCGGGTATATTGGTCAGGCTCACCGAATGCAGGCCGACAACGCGTCGGTCGCTCTTGCGAAGCATTGTGACAGGCGAGAGATAGCGATACTCTTTGAGCCGAACCGCTTCCGCGCCCTTTTTCGTCCACTCCACATTCGCCCAAATGCCTTTGCCCTCCTCGATCTCCAGCGCTTTGATCCAAGCCGCTGCAGGCGCCTGTCCAGAGGGCGATGAATAATCACCAGCCAATGTCTGGTGTTCGTAGTCGACAACCAGATCGACGCCGTGCGCCTTGAATGCCTCGAGAATGGCATCGGCCGCCTCACTATCGCATACGAAGTCACCGCTGGTGCTCTTCACTCCACCCCACGGACAGACCAGAATTCGCTCGGGCGGTTCGGCGTCGAGCGCGATTCGGCTAACAACGATCGTTACTGTTTCCGGTTTCACTCGATAACCTCCCAGCCGCGGCCCTCGCCGAATTTGCGAAATGCCGGCTGCAACTCCTTCGGAAATCCGCCGATCTTCAGCGGTTCAACGTTTGCATACTGTGCCGGGTCAAACTTGAAGCCCCTGTCCTTGGCGAGCTCGTCATCATGAGCGCCATTCTTGGTCGACTTTGAATCGTCGAATGTCGATACCTCGTCCTCAAAGACAACCTCGTCCTCGCAGTCGCACCAAAAATGGAGGGGTGGAAATGCCTTGCGATCGGTGAGTTTGAACACCTTGTTGACGTAAGGCTGGCAGATCGGGCACGCATCGCCGTTCGACACAAACATCCAGCCGGCAGCGCCGAATTCGACATACTCGCTGAAGCGCCCGGCCGCGTGCGCCATCATGAAGTTTTGGAAACAAACAAGGTCTGCGTGATATGGGTTCTCACCCGACCATCCGGCGGCGTCAGCCATCGAAGGCAGCCGCACTCGGAAGTCGCGGGATATTTCGCCGTTGGCGATCGACTTCACCAGTGCCTGGTGAATCGTCGCCAGAACGCCCATGTCATAAACGCCGGCCACGCGCGATGCCCGCGAGCGTGCTTCGAGCTCCAGTGCTGCAAACTCATCCGGGTCCAGCCCGATCCGATCGCGCAGTGCTCCAATGGCTCGCTCAAAGGGAATGCGGTTGAAGTCGATCTCGGCGTGCGCGAGCAGTACCCGCAGTTCGCTCCGATTGATTCCGAGTTTTCGCTGGGCATCCAGAATGCCGGCCATCTTCGCTGCCAGGACGGACTGCTCGGCGACGGCCTGCATTTCGTCAACAGGCAGCAGGTCGAACATCTGCGGCAGGTCCGCCAGTGCCGTCTCACTGTCTCGCCGCTTCTCGATGAAGTTGGAAACCGCCGCGATAACATTGCTTGTATGCGCGGCCGTGGCCAGCACCGCCGCCATGATCCACGCGCTCATTCGTGCTGCCGGCGTTCGCCGCCGCTTCACAATCTCGATTAACTTGCGCCGATGCACGGTCAAGCTGGAACGGCCCGCGCGCTTGTTGAAGGTCAGGTCGTTTCCAAAAGGATCGCCGCCGGTCGCGCCCGGCAGCGCATCGCCTGGTTTTTCGTCATCGGTCAAGCGAATGCCGAGCTCGTCCTGGACAACCGACTTCGGCACCTTGGCCCCGAGCCGATTGACCGCCCGGTCCAGTAGCTCCGCCATGTCCAATAGGTCGCGAGCCTCTTCGATGACACGCCGGAAGTATGGCGCGTGCATCACGCCTTCGTCGCCGAACTTCTGGCGTGCGATCGGGATGATGAGTCGCGACCGGATCGTCTCGCCTTCGTTCGAGATGTCGCGCTTCAGCAGATCTTTGCGCACTTCGTTATGGACTGTCGCCGCTGCCTTGGCCCCGCCCGTTTCGCCGATCTCCGTGGTCAGCGTCTGACCCAAAAAGAGCTTCGAGAATTCCGCGTCGATGTACTTGGCGATTCGCTCATAAGGCAGTTGCCCGCGATTGGCCGCTTCGACGAATTCAATCTCTGTGCCTTCAGGAAAGAGTCCGCCGCGATTAAGGCCCAGGTCGCGAATCAGTTTCGTCATCGCCTTGCGCGTCTCAGTGTCGCCCGGCTGGCCATACTTGGCGACAGTGATCGGCATACCGAAGAGCTCGTTGTAAATCGCCCAGCCCTTCTTCGCGAAAACCTTGATGCAGAATAGCGGCGCAGCCGGTCGCAGGAGCGCTCCGCGCACGGCAAGCCCGCCGATCGAAACGGGCCGGTGAACGATCCACTTGCCCTCCGGAAATTCGTCGATCGCGATGCCGTTCCAGTCGGATTCGAGCCGGATGCGCAGCCGGGACGGATTCATGTGATCGCAGGTCAAAAGCGCATCTTCCACACAGTGCAACGCTACAGGCACCTGTGCGCGATACTCGACTTCAGCCACTTTGAGACCGCGCCCGATCGCATCGGGCAGGCACTGCAGCGCGCAATCGAAGCCGTCGATTTCGGCGATGACTGCGGCGCAGTATTCATGCACTGCCTTGGCCTTGGCGTCATTGATCTTCGGGTGCCGGCTGATTTCATTGGCGGGCACGAGCTCCCAATTGAGTCCGCCGATCGCCATCTTGCGGGTCTCGAACACGCTTCGAAGATGGCCGTCCATTTCGCACATCGTGTCGAAGAGTTCGAACTGTTCGCGCGGCTCGCCCTCTACGGCCGTCTTCAGGATGCGGACAATGCGCTCGGGCGTCGGGTTGCCCCGAAACAGATCGGCAATCTCGAAACCTGTTGATGTCGGCACGACGATGCGTCCGCCCTTTTGCGGCCGTGTGGCCTTGGCGGTCGGCGGTCGTGCGGCGTTGGCGATGCGTCCGGTGGCCGCGCTCATTCGTCATCCCCCCATCCGTCGTCATCGTCCAATGCCCGATCGGCAAACACGCAACGCTGCACCGGCTCGTACACGGGCATCGGCGCTGCCTTCGTGATGCCCGCATGAATCGCCATCGCCATCGACCAGAACCGGTCGGCATGCGAATCGCCGGCCTCTCCCTCGAATCGCTTATTGCCCGCCGCCGTTGTCGTACAGCGAACGCTGTGCAGGTCCTGCCGTAAATCGTGATCGTCCGGGATTAAAATATTCCGCTCTTCGAACAGACCGCGCAGATCGCCCGCGAGAATTTCCTTCAGCCCCTGAAACTTCACGCCTTCGACGCGCGAACTGCCGAGCCGCTTTTTCATTGTGTCAACGATCGGTTCGCCCATGCCGCCTGCATCGAGCACCAGCCGAGTAAATTTCGGATAGTGTCGGCATGCCGCCTGTACGGCATCGTACTGCTGCTCGAACGGCATCCGTTTCATTTCAACCATGCCGACCGTGGTAAAACGGTTCGCTCGCTTGGCCAGCAGTGTAAGCACGGAAAGATGGTGCCACCGGGCGATGTCCCAACCGCCAAAGATGCTGTCATCGTCGCAATCGATCAGCCGCTTCGAAGCCTTGTCGCTCGTGCATCCCTGAATGAGTTCCCACGGCAGCCAGCAAATTTCGTCATCGACAAACTCGCATAGGTATTCCTGCCGCCAGGCGATGTCATCATTAAGCGCTGCTTTCAACATCGCCGGGTCTTGCGGACAACCTTGTTCGACGGCCTCGTAAATCGTGAGCCGGTGCGTCGACCAGATCGAGTCGGGTTTGATCGCCTCTTCCCATTTCTTTTGAAACCAGCCCGGCCTCGGCGTCGTGATGATGATGAACTTGTAGCCGCCGCGCGAAACGACCGGGAACGCCGTCGTGAAGAGTTCGCGGTTGCGCTTGGTCAACGCCGCCTCGTCCCATAGCACATTGCCCGTGAAGCCGGCAGCGGAGTCGGGATTGCCCGAGACGACAACAACGCGCGAGCCGCCCGGATATTCGAGTTCGAATGATCGCTCCTCCAGCTCATTCACCACTTCGCGCATGCTGGGTGCGATCAGAATTTTTTTCGCCGCTTCGACCGCGCGGGCCACGTCACGAATCTTGATGGCCATCTCGCGCGCTTGCGAAAGCGACCGGCTGATGACGGTCCAGAGTGTTTTCTTTCCTTCGGCCTCAGTCATCAGGATGTCGTCGTTAACCAGCAGCGCCGCGCCCATGCTCTTGCCGCACTGACGAGACCACATGATGATCATGAATCGCGCCTTATTCGTGACGAGCCGAACCTGGTATGGATACGGCTTGATGACCGACTCCATCGCGTGTTCAGGTTTGTATTCGTTCGCCGCAACCATTAAGCGATTCCCAGTACCTTGAGTCGAATTTCCCGCACCTGTTCGGGCGTCAATCGAACGTCATTCGTAGTGACTTCGAGAGCCTGCTCCTGTGCCTTTCGAAGCTCGGCCATCTTCGCGTCATGTATCTCAGCGGCCCGCGTCTCCGCGTCCCGGATAATTTGCAGCCGGTCATATTCCTGCATCCGCGCAATCAGCGCTGCCGCGTCGGTCGGTTTCATCGCCCCCGACAAGGCCGACTGCATTGAGACGATCATGAGTTGGTCCACCAACTCCTTTGCCGATGGCGGCGTTGTTATTTCGGGCGGCTCGGTCCACTCCGTCTTGCGTATCCTGCCCGCGTATTTTATGAACGTGCCAATCAGGATGCCGCGCGTGGCCAATCCAAAACGGCGGAAGATCGACGATGCCGACTCATTGGCATCGGAGCGAATCGCTTCATCGACTTCGGACCGGATGGCCGGATCGAGATCGTCCATCGATTTGTTCTTGGGCGGTCGCCCGCGCTTTGGCATCAGTCGTTTATCCCTGCCGTCGCAGTGCATCGAGTTCGTGCGTTGCGTCCTGCAAATCGCTGTGCGATTGCATGAGCTCGATCGCCAGCTTCGTCATGCGGTGTGGTTCGGCTCCGAGAATCTTCTCCGCCGATTTCGAGGTGTAGGCGCTCACTTCACCGAGTAGCGCCTTCGCCTTGTCATTGCAATTCGCCACGGCCTTTTTGACCGCGTCGTGCGCATCCGCAACCAGTACCGCCTTGCTCATGGAAACACCGCCTTTACTGCCAGCCCAGCCAGAAACGCGCCGAGCGATATACCTCCGGAAATCATGGCCAGCCGCCATTGGGCCTTGCCGATGAGGTCGGCAAACGATTTATGGTCCTCGCGATTCTCCGCCTGGTGCAACGAGAACTGGTGTCGCGGGACATAGTCGACTTCGATCGCATGAATCTTTTCGGTCTGCTCGCGACGGCTTGCGAAAAGCGTTTTTGTTTCCGCCGATGTTTTCTCAAGGTGCGCATTGAGTCGCGCCGTCAGCGTATCGATCGAGCCGGAGACCTTGGCCTCCAATGTGCGGATGTCGCCGCGTAGCTCCTCTTGACCCGCGATGATTTCGGCTCTCTCTTGTCCTGTCACGCAAATAATCTCCTCTGCCCGCTTGGCTCAACTTCCAATCGTTCGAGCCAATCTCGCGTCATCTTCCGCACGCCCTTGAGCCGCCAGGCATTGCCGACGATTCGCGAATGCAGGTTGGCTCCATAGGCTTGCAACTCCGTCAGCGTTGTCGCGATGAACACGCCCGGCGGCGATCCGCATGTCGAGCAGACCGGCACACCCTGTTCGATCAGTTGCAACTGCGCCCATTGCAGCACCCGCGAGTTTGTTCCGGCGAGCTTCGCAAGCTCGCTCTGTTTCACCGGCTTCGCCGCGCCGTATGCATCCTTCGCCTTCAACGCCGCGTACACCCGCGCCGCGACTTCAGTCAGTTTCGATGCATCCGGTCTGTCATGCGGGCCGCGTTCCATACTTGATCCGATACATCGCCTCGTCTTTCACAAGCCGCGTGAATTCCTGCCCCTTCTCG comes from the Phycisphaerae bacterium genome and includes:
- a CDS encoding terminase family protein, with amino-acid sequence MVAANEYKPEHAMESVIKPYPYQVRLVTNKARFMIIMWSRQCGKSMGAALLVNDDILMTEAEGKKTLWTVISRSLSQAREMAIKIRDVARAVEAAKKILIAPSMREVVNELEERSFELEYPGGSRVVVVSGNPDSAAGFTGNVLWDEAALTKRNRELFTTAFPVVSRGGYKFIIITTPRPGWFQKKWEEAIKPDSIWSTHRLTIYEAVEQGCPQDPAMLKAALNDDIAWRQEYLCEFVDDEICWLPWELIQGCTSDKASKRLIDCDDDSIFGGWDIARWHHLSVLTLLAKRANRFTTVGMVEMKRMPFEQQYDAVQAACRHYPKFTRLVLDAGGMGEPIVDTMKKRLGSSRVEGVKFQGLKEILAGDLRGLFEERNILIPDDHDLRQDLHSVRCTTTAAGNKRFEGEAGDSHADRFWSMAMAIHAGITKAAPMPVYEPVQRCVFADRALDDDDGWGDDE
- a CDS encoding Mu-like prophage major head subunit gpT family protein, whose protein sequence is MNTLLILAAVAIFAILMRPAHGITSTGLATKGLRSEFFNRFDAAKTHYQDLVTILKSTTKTEDYRWLGSVPQMREWGAGRIAKGLRVESYSVENQKYEATLEVDRDEISDDQTGQIRIRINELALRAATHKDYLLAQLLINGGSSGFLSYDGVTYFNDAHVSGASGSQDNNLTFNVTTPANPTTSEMRDAIMQAVTQMAGFKDDQGLPMMLDMSGLVLVVPPNHYFNAMEAVSAAIVVNTTNVINGLARVISFPYLTATDTFYLLKTDGVVRPFVLQDREPVEFRSMDKDDSEEAFMREKYLYGVRARYRMTYGYPHYAIRTVLN
- a CDS encoding DUF935 family protein; translation: MSAATGRIANAARPPTAKATRPQKGGRIVVPTSTGFEIADLFRGNPTPERIVRILKTAVEGEPREQFELFDTMCEMDGHLRSVFETRKMAIGGLNWELVPANEISRHPKINDAKAKAVHEYCAAVIAEIDGFDCALQCLPDAIGRGLKVAEVEYRAQVPVALHCVEDALLTCDHMNPSRLRIRLESDWNGIAIDEFPEGKWIVHRPVSIGGLAVRGALLRPAAPLFCIKVFAKKGWAIYNELFGMPITVAKYGQPGDTETRKAMTKLIRDLGLNRGGLFPEGTEIEFVEAANRGQLPYERIAKYIDAEFSKLFLGQTLTTEIGETGGAKAAATVHNEVRKDLLKRDISNEGETIRSRLIIPIARQKFGDEGVMHAPYFRRVIEEARDLLDMAELLDRAVNRLGAKVPKSVVQDELGIRLTDDEKPGDALPGATGGDPFGNDLTFNKRAGRSSLTVHRRKLIEIVKRRRTPAARMSAWIMAAVLATAAHTSNVIAAVSNFIEKRRDSETALADLPQMFDLLPVDEMQAVAEQSVLAAKMAGILDAQRKLGINRSELRVLLAHAEIDFNRIPFERAIGALRDRIGLDPDEFAALELEARSRASRVAGVYDMGVLATIHQALVKSIANGEISRDFRVRLPSMADAAGWSGENPYHADLVCFQNFMMAHAAGRFSEYVEFGAAGWMFVSNGDACPICQPYVNKVFKLTDRKAFPPLHFWCDCEDEVVFEDEVSTFDDSKSTKNGAHDDELAKDRGFKFDPAQYANVEPLKIGGFPKELQPAFRKFGEGRGWEVIE
- a CDS encoding DUF1320 family protein; the protein is MSTAYATLAELKTRLGDELYAQLSDLSGGTTPSDTVGQARLDDAHGYVNARLSARYLTPIDTTGNSTLAEMLRAFVCAVVAHDLLAMHGDAMNNLRPGVDTRLRYWIDLLRDIQSGKAALPGAAPLPSPTSGGPTSEAFGDERVFTSDSMKGF